From Paraburkholderia sabiae, a single genomic window includes:
- a CDS encoding sensor domain-containing phosphodiesterase, giving the protein MWNADLSADGTGAQSIDRAARAVEAAGVPWAWYRAGQHLELVREGATQFDWPRSIVPAMLHDACVEYGWFAWPTGRSDLALGWLLAPASCASDPAFAALARVIGEQMQADALMRAQNVQRVLYDIAYLASSISERGEFLQAIHERLGTLIDAENFYLALYDRETGAVTYPYYIDLIDTEAVDTNHMDMVNPERLSLTGYVLTTGQPLLIDEKGIIEAAATGRFYCVGHRPKFWMGAPLKNASDEVFGMVTMQVYDSSRIYSAEDRALFLVVARHVAMALDRILHRVGLEAEVARRTAELSHLNDTLRAEIAERERAQHLQAALFEIAELSSQSVEIGKFFRSLHEIVGGLLYAKNFYVALFDPATEEVSFPYYIDETQQEVPAPRRGERGLTEYVIRRRVPCLLDTRDAVRLVEAGEIKLDTENILLRSWLGVPLFDGSVVRGVLVVQSYSSSVRYDRRDQELLTFVSRHIDTALSRRRVAEAQHAANLELEARVLARTQELDAANARLLHENYHDALTGLPNRSHLYERLEAAWLGFSRRGAPLSVLFIDLDRFKVVNDSLGHLFGDALLVEVAGRLRECLRRDDLLARLGGDEFAVVVPGASLQTVLSLAERILAAFDTPFSIGEQTVFTSCSVGVVSADSAHHREPADLLRDADAAMYRVKNRGRDSFAVFNQQMRRELSDQIETEGALRNALKRNDELVPYFQPIVDIASGELVALEALIRWQQPNGEVWAPGRFLPAVEGLKLIGRLDMYMLTRVAEILAQPEHVDWPPVQVNLSSYSITRPEFADELLELLKRYGVHPSRISLELTEGALVAEPDLARNTMQSLADNGMCVVLDDFGTGFSSLSYVHQYRFSGLKIDKSFVFELTQSARSRAIVRAIVRMAESLELTVVAEGIEDQATLELLRTIGAAHGQGYHLARPMSLEALLSSALAPRLRALEQ; this is encoded by the coding sequence ATGTGGAATGCCGATCTGTCGGCAGACGGTACGGGAGCGCAGTCGATCGACCGGGCGGCGCGTGCGGTGGAGGCTGCCGGCGTGCCCTGGGCGTGGTATCGCGCGGGCCAGCACCTCGAACTCGTACGCGAAGGCGCGACGCAGTTCGACTGGCCGCGTTCGATCGTGCCCGCCATGCTGCACGACGCGTGTGTCGAATACGGCTGGTTCGCGTGGCCGACGGGCCGCAGCGACCTCGCGCTCGGCTGGCTGCTCGCGCCGGCTTCCTGCGCGTCGGACCCCGCTTTCGCCGCGCTGGCCCGCGTGATCGGCGAACAGATGCAGGCCGACGCGCTGATGCGTGCGCAAAATGTGCAACGCGTGCTGTACGACATCGCGTATCTCGCCAGCTCGATCAGCGAGCGCGGCGAATTCCTGCAGGCGATTCACGAGCGGCTCGGCACGCTGATCGACGCTGAGAACTTTTACCTCGCACTCTACGACCGCGAAACGGGCGCGGTGACGTATCCGTATTACATCGATCTGATCGACACCGAGGCCGTCGATACGAATCACATGGACATGGTCAACCCGGAGCGGCTGTCGCTAACGGGTTACGTGCTGACGACGGGCCAACCGCTGCTGATCGACGAGAAGGGCATCATCGAAGCAGCCGCGACGGGGCGTTTTTACTGCGTCGGGCACCGGCCGAAGTTCTGGATGGGCGCACCGCTGAAGAACGCATCGGACGAAGTGTTCGGCATGGTGACGATGCAGGTCTACGATTCGTCGCGCATCTATAGCGCCGAGGATCGCGCGCTCTTTCTCGTCGTCGCGCGGCACGTGGCGATGGCGCTCGACCGCATTCTGCACCGCGTCGGACTCGAAGCGGAAGTCGCGCGCCGCACGGCCGAGCTATCGCACCTGAACGACACGTTGCGCGCGGAGATTGCAGAGCGCGAGCGCGCGCAGCATTTGCAGGCGGCGCTGTTCGAAATCGCGGAGCTGTCGAGTCAATCGGTCGAAATCGGCAAGTTCTTTCGCAGCCTGCACGAGATCGTCGGCGGGCTGCTGTATGCGAAGAACTTCTACGTCGCGCTGTTCGACCCCGCGACTGAGGAAGTGTCGTTCCCGTATTACATCGACGAAACGCAGCAGGAAGTACCTGCGCCGCGCCGCGGCGAGCGAGGGCTCACCGAGTATGTGATCCGTCGGCGCGTGCCCTGTCTGCTCGATACGCGCGATGCCGTGCGACTCGTCGAAGCCGGCGAGATCAAGCTGGACACGGAGAACATCCTCTTGCGCTCGTGGCTCGGCGTGCCGCTCTTCGACGGCAGCGTGGTGCGTGGCGTGCTTGTCGTGCAGAGCTATTCGTCGAGCGTGCGTTACGACCGGCGCGATCAGGAACTGCTGACTTTCGTGTCGCGCCACATCGATACGGCGTTGTCGCGGCGGCGCGTTGCCGAAGCGCAGCATGCGGCGAATCTCGAACTCGAAGCGCGCGTGCTGGCGCGTACGCAGGAACTCGATGCCGCCAACGCACGTTTGTTGCACGAGAACTATCACGATGCGCTGACGGGCTTGCCGAACCGTTCGCATCTGTACGAGCGCCTCGAAGCAGCGTGGCTGGGTTTTAGCAGGCGCGGCGCGCCGCTTTCTGTGTTGTTCATCGACCTCGATCGTTTCAAGGTCGTCAACGACAGCCTGGGCCATCTGTTCGGCGATGCATTGCTCGTCGAAGTGGCGGGGCGACTGCGCGAATGTTTGCGGCGCGACGATCTGCTTGCGCGACTGGGCGGCGACGAGTTCGCCGTGGTCGTGCCGGGCGCGAGCTTGCAAACGGTGTTGTCGCTGGCGGAGCGCATTCTGGCCGCGTTCGACACACCGTTCAGCATCGGCGAGCAGACCGTGTTCACGTCATGCAGCGTCGGCGTGGTGAGCGCCGACAGTGCGCATCATCGTGAGCCCGCTGACTTGTTGCGTGATGCCGATGCCGCGATGTATCGCGTGAAGAACCGTGGGCGCGACAGCTTTGCTGTGTTCAACCAGCAGATGCGCCGCGAGCTGTCGGACCAGATCGAAACGGAAGGTGCGCTGCGCAATGCGCTCAAGCGCAACGATGAACTGGTGCCGTATTTTCAGCCTATCGTCGATATTGCGAGTGGCGAGCTTGTTGCACTGGAAGCGTTGATTCGCTGGCAGCAGCCGAATGGCGAAGTGTGGGCGCCGGGGCGTTTTCTGCCTGCCGTGGAGGGTTTGAAGCTGATTGGGCGGCTCGATATGTACATGCTGACGCGCGTGGCGGAGATTCTTGCGCAGCCGGAGCATGTCGACTGGCCGCCCGTGCAGGTCAATCTCTCTAGCTACAGTATTACCCGGCCCGAGTTCGCGGATGAGCTACTCGAATTGTTGAAGCGTTATGGCGTGCATCCGTCGCGCATCTCGCTTGAACTGACTGAGGGTGCGCTTGTGGCTGAGCCTGATTTGGCGCGCAATACGATGCAGAGTCTCGCCGACAATGGCATGTGCGTGGTGCTCGACGATTTTGGCACCGGGTTTTCGTCGTTGAGTTATGTGCATCAGTATCGGTTTAGCGGGCTGAAGATCGATAAGTCGTTCGTGTTCGAGTTGACGCAGAGTGCGCGGAGTCGCGCGATTGTGCGGGCCATTGTGCGGATGGCGGAGTCGCTGGAATTGACGGTCGTCGCTGAAGGGATCGAGGATCAGGCTACTCTTGAGTTGTTGCGCACTATTGGTGCTGCGCATGGGCAGGGGTATCATCTTGCGCGGCCTATGTCGTTGGAGGCTTTGTTGTCGTCGGCTTTGGCGCCTCGGCTCAGGGCGCTTGAGCAGTAG
- a CDS encoding NAD(P)/FAD-dependent oxidoreductase produces the protein MHSYYEATVERPERPALAGQLSANVCIVGGGLAGLSTALGLAERGVRDIVVIEANQVGYGASGRNGGFVFGGYSLDCADLLRILGPTRARELYALTIEAVDLMRARIQRYAIACDATDAGVILANWFDDPARLDTQRRLMKDGFGVDWEPLSASELRARLKTARYHGGLFERNAFHFHPLKYVLGVARAAEAAGVRIVEQSPVTSLRRQGEGFVVGTARGKVEARHVVMAGGGYARNVYPRVERAVLPIATYVMATEPLGARLADAIDCPSAVYDTRFAFDYYRPLPDTRILWGGRISILEREPDVIARLLHRDLLKVYPQLRDVRIEHAWGGLMSYARHKMPQIGQSADGVWYAVGFGGHGMAPTTVSGELLAAAIAGERPVPEAFASFGLTHTFGALGLAAAQLTYTAMQTRDALADRPRRTD, from the coding sequence ATGCATAGCTACTACGAAGCGACCGTCGAGCGGCCCGAGCGCCCTGCACTGGCCGGACAACTGAGCGCGAACGTCTGCATCGTCGGCGGCGGACTGGCGGGCCTGTCGACGGCGCTCGGACTAGCCGAACGCGGCGTGCGCGACATCGTGGTGATCGAAGCGAACCAGGTTGGCTACGGCGCGTCGGGGCGCAACGGCGGCTTCGTATTCGGCGGCTACAGCCTCGATTGCGCGGATCTGCTGCGGATTCTCGGCCCGACGCGGGCGCGCGAGCTGTACGCGCTGACCATCGAGGCCGTCGACCTGATGCGCGCGCGGATCCAGCGCTACGCGATCGCCTGCGACGCGACGGATGCGGGCGTGATCCTCGCGAACTGGTTCGACGATCCGGCGCGGCTGGACACCCAGCGCCGGCTGATGAAGGACGGGTTCGGCGTCGACTGGGAACCGCTCAGTGCCTCCGAGCTGCGTGCGCGCCTGAAGACCGCGCGCTATCACGGCGGACTCTTCGAGCGCAACGCGTTTCACTTTCATCCTTTGAAGTACGTGCTCGGTGTCGCACGCGCCGCCGAAGCGGCCGGCGTGCGGATCGTCGAACAGTCGCCTGTGACGTCGCTGCGCCGGCAAGGCGAAGGCTTCGTCGTCGGCACGGCGCGCGGGAAGGTCGAAGCCCGCCATGTCGTGATGGCGGGCGGCGGCTATGCGCGCAACGTGTATCCGCGCGTCGAACGTGCCGTGCTGCCCATCGCGACTTACGTGATGGCAACCGAGCCGCTCGGCGCGCGGCTCGCCGATGCGATCGACTGCCCTTCCGCCGTCTACGACACGCGTTTCGCGTTCGACTACTACAGGCCGCTGCCCGACACGCGCATTCTGTGGGGCGGACGTATTTCGATTCTCGAGCGCGAGCCCGACGTGATAGCGCGGCTATTGCACCGGGATCTGCTGAAGGTGTATCCGCAATTGCGCGACGTGCGCATCGAGCACGCGTGGGGCGGCCTGATGAGTTACGCGCGGCACAAGATGCCGCAGATCGGACAGAGCGCGGACGGCGTCTGGTACGCGGTCGGATTCGGCGGCCACGGCATGGCGCCGACGACCGTGTCGGGCGAACTGCTGGCGGCCGCGATCGCGGGCGAGCGCCCTGTGCCCGAAGCATTCGCGTCGTTCGGTCTCACGCACACGTTCGGCGCGCTGGGGCTCGCGGCCGCGCAGTTGACGTACACCGCGATGCAGACGCGCGACGCACTCGCGGACCGTCCGCGGCGCACGGACTGA
- a CDS encoding TetR family transcriptional regulator, with protein sequence MKKGSRATVPEHIETPNETSEPRRKYDPEETKRNILEVATQEFSSMGLTGARVDAIAERTNTTKRMLYYYFGSKEGLYEAVLEKVYGDIRALEQDLKVSDMSPIDGLRSLVEFTFDYHDKHRDFVRLVTIENIHGARYIEQVKTFKNRNATVIHTIEDLLARGVASGDFREDIDAIDLHLLISSMCFHRIANRHTFGTAFGRDPSHSRLRARHRAMIVDATLRFVKK encoded by the coding sequence ATGAAAAAGGGAAGCCGAGCAACCGTGCCCGAGCATATCGAGACCCCGAACGAGACCTCCGAACCACGGCGCAAATACGATCCCGAAGAAACGAAGCGCAACATCCTCGAGGTGGCTACGCAGGAGTTTTCGTCGATGGGATTGACGGGCGCGCGCGTCGACGCGATCGCTGAGCGCACCAATACCACGAAGCGCATGCTGTACTACTACTTCGGCAGCAAGGAGGGGTTGTACGAGGCCGTGCTCGAGAAGGTGTACGGCGACATTCGCGCGCTGGAACAGGACCTGAAGGTCAGTGACATGAGCCCGATCGATGGGCTGCGCAGTCTGGTCGAGTTTACGTTCGACTACCACGACAAGCATCGCGATTTCGTGCGGCTCGTGACGATTGAGAACATTCACGGCGCCAGGTACATCGAGCAGGTCAAGACCTTCAAGAACCGCAATGCGACGGTGATTCACACGATTGAAGATCTGCTAGCGAGGGGTGTTGCTTCGGGGGATTTTCGCGAGGATATCGATGCGATTGATCTGCACTTGCTGATCAGTTCGATGTGCTTTCACCGGATCGCGAACCGGCATACGTTTGGGACTGCGTTTGGGCGAGATCCTTCGCATTCGCGGTTGCGCGCGCGGCATCGCGCTATGATTGTTGATGCTACTTTGAGGTTTGTTAAGAAGTAG
- a CDS encoding transglycosylase domain-containing protein produces the protein MNRPLRFPLRAIGTTPVWKWFKWLFFAAFLVAVALGVRFVQIEMDTSRLQARYLSELTRDVGFTVSEGPSDNIRFPTDGPYDIRLGYALLPAFERRLKERGFAVASQARDSERMASLADDGLFIPYEEKDQAGLMLYDSTGTRLFGGQYPARVYDDFESVPPLVVSALLFIEDRHLLDTDEPNRNPAIDWGRFSRALMDQGLRVFNHNQAQPGGSTLATQIEKFRHSPGGRTATPKEKLRQIASASVRAYLDGPRTMPAREQIVVRYLNSVPLAAQPGIGEVNGIGDGLAAWYGRDFAEANRVLKAPPTPENLPEQGLAFRQVLSLMIAQRGPSHFLLRKNNELNALTESYLRLLAANGVITPELRDAGLAQQLVLTRSKLAPPEGSFIERKAVTSLRTHLLSSLGVSNLYDLDRLDLRVTSTMNNKVQQDISDRLAAATTKEGAQAAGLYGFNMLQPKDDPSKIAFSFTLFEKRDGANLLRVQTDSVNRPFDINSGARLNLGSTAKLRTIITYLQIMSELHARYGQMSVDELRAVKPEREDALTRWAVDYFMHTKDHSLPAMLDAAVERKYSANAGETFFTGGGAQTFTNFEADENSRILTVHQAFQHSVNLVFVRMMRDIVHYETIKTSGPSSQWLDDPDTRKMYLTRFADQESRVYMNRFYTKYHGKTQDEMLAILLRGVRKSPPKVATVLRSVRPDGSQTWFNEQMRAALKNTPKANPPDDALAQLYTKYGIDKFNLNDRAYISSVHPLELWLVDYLREHPDASANDVMDASRDVRADSYKWLFKTRYHATQDRRIRRMVEQHAYDAIARSWQALGYPFAHLTPSYAAAIGASGDRPAALAQLIGVIANKGNQAPTQSLSELEFAKGTPYETRFVRATPQPSEAVSPEIARVTQMLLRDVVAGGTARRLAGGMTFPNGQTLEVYGKTGTGDQRLNIYAKGRRLIESRKVNRTATFVFVIGDRFFGTLTAVVHEPYAKRYDFTSALAVQLLKSMAAELQPLLSADDGSSATAVAR, from the coding sequence ATGAATCGGCCACTACGGTTTCCGCTACGCGCAATCGGCACCACGCCCGTCTGGAAGTGGTTCAAGTGGCTCTTTTTCGCCGCGTTCCTCGTCGCTGTCGCGCTCGGTGTGCGCTTCGTCCAGATCGAAATGGACACGTCGCGATTGCAGGCGCGCTACCTGTCCGAACTCACGCGCGACGTCGGCTTTACCGTTTCCGAAGGCCCGAGCGACAACATCCGCTTTCCCACCGACGGCCCCTACGACATCCGCCTCGGCTACGCATTGCTGCCTGCCTTCGAGCGCCGCCTGAAAGAGCGCGGTTTTGCCGTGGCGTCGCAGGCGCGCGATTCAGAACGCATGGCGTCGCTCGCTGACGATGGCCTTTTCATTCCCTACGAAGAAAAGGATCAGGCGGGCCTGATGCTGTACGACTCGACGGGCACACGCCTGTTCGGCGGGCAATATCCCGCACGCGTGTATGACGATTTCGAGTCGGTGCCGCCGCTGGTCGTGTCGGCGCTGCTGTTTATCGAAGACCGTCATCTGCTCGACACGGACGAGCCGAACCGCAATCCCGCGATCGACTGGGGGCGTTTCAGCCGCGCGCTGATGGATCAGGGACTGCGCGTGTTCAACCACAACCAGGCGCAACCCGGCGGCAGCACGCTCGCGACGCAGATCGAGAAGTTCCGCCATTCGCCCGGCGGCCGCACCGCGACGCCGAAAGAAAAGCTGCGGCAGATCGCGTCGGCGTCGGTGCGCGCGTATCTCGACGGTCCGCGCACGATGCCCGCGCGCGAGCAGATCGTCGTGCGCTATCTGAATTCGGTGCCACTCGCCGCGCAGCCGGGCATCGGCGAGGTCAACGGTATCGGCGACGGACTGGCGGCGTGGTATGGCCGCGATTTCGCCGAAGCGAACCGCGTGCTGAAAGCGCCGCCGACGCCCGAGAATCTCCCCGAACAAGGCCTCGCGTTCCGTCAGGTGCTGTCGCTGATGATCGCGCAGCGCGGGCCGTCGCATTTCCTGCTGCGCAAGAACAACGAACTCAATGCTCTGACGGAAAGCTATCTGCGGCTGCTGGCGGCGAACGGCGTGATCACGCCGGAACTGCGCGATGCCGGGCTCGCGCAACAACTCGTGCTGACGCGCTCGAAGCTCGCGCCGCCCGAAGGCTCGTTTATCGAACGCAAGGCGGTGACGTCATTGCGCACGCATCTGCTGTCGTCGCTTGGCGTATCGAATCTGTACGACCTCGACCGGCTCGATCTGCGCGTCACGTCGACGATGAACAACAAGGTTCAGCAGGACATCAGCGACCGGCTGGCAGCCGCAACGACGAAAGAGGGCGCGCAGGCAGCGGGCCTTTATGGCTTCAATATGCTGCAACCGAAAGACGATCCGTCGAAGATCGCTTTCAGCTTCACGCTGTTCGAGAAGCGCGACGGCGCGAACCTCTTGCGTGTGCAGACGGACAGCGTCAACCGTCCATTCGACATCAATTCGGGTGCGCGTTTGAATCTCGGCTCGACGGCGAAGCTGCGTACGATCATCACGTATCTGCAGATCATGTCGGAACTGCATGCACGCTATGGGCAAATGAGCGTCGATGAACTGCGCGCCGTGAAGCCCGAACGCGAAGATGCATTGACACGCTGGGCCGTCGATTACTTCATGCACACGAAAGACCACTCGCTTCCGGCGATGCTCGATGCAGCGGTCGAGCGCAAGTACTCGGCGAATGCAGGCGAAACGTTCTTCACGGGTGGCGGCGCGCAGACCTTCACGAACTTCGAAGCTGACGAGAATTCGCGCATTCTCACTGTGCATCAGGCTTTCCAGCATTCGGTGAATCTCGTGTTCGTGCGGATGATGCGCGACATCGTTCACTACGAAACGATCAAGACTTCGGGGCCGTCGTCGCAATGGCTCGACGATCCCGACACGCGCAAGATGTACCTGACGCGCTTCGCCGATCAGGAAAGCCGTGTGTACATGAATCGTTTCTACACGAAATATCACGGCAAGACGCAGGATGAGATGCTCGCGATTCTGCTGCGCGGCGTGCGCAAGTCGCCGCCGAAAGTGGCGACCGTATTACGCAGCGTGCGGCCAGATGGATCGCAGACGTGGTTCAACGAGCAGATGCGCGCCGCGTTGAAGAACACGCCGAAAGCGAATCCACCCGACGATGCGCTCGCGCAGCTTTACACGAAATATGGCATCGACAAATTTAACTTGAACGACCGCGCGTACATTTCGAGTGTGCATCCTTTGGAATTGTGGCTGGTCGATTATCTGCGCGAGCATCCCGATGCAAGTGCGAACGACGTGATGGACGCGAGCCGCGACGTGCGTGCCGATTCGTACAAGTGGCTCTTCAAGACGCGCTATCACGCGACGCAGGATCGTCGTATTCGGCGCATGGTCGAGCAGCATGCTTACGATGCGATCGCTCGCTCGTGGCAGGCGCTTGGCTATCCGTTTGCGCATTTGACGCCTTCTTATGCGGCAGCGATTGGTGCATCGGGTGATCGGCCTGCGGCGCTTGCGCAGTTGATTGGGGTGATTGCGAATAAGGGAAATCAGGCGCCGACGCAGAGTCTTTCTGAACTCGAATTCGCGAAGGGGACGCCGTATGAAACGCGGTTCGTGCGTGCTACGCCGCAGCCTAGCGAGGCTGTTTCTCCGGAGATTGCGCGGGTTACGCAGATGCTTTTGCGGGATGTTGTTGCTGGTGGGACTGCCCGGCGGCTCGCTGGTGGGATGACGTTTCCTAACGGGCAGACTCTTGAGGTCTATGGCAAGACCGGGACTGGCGATCAGCGGTTGAATATCTATGCCAAAGGGCGTCGGCTCATCGAATCGCGGAAGGTTAATCGCACCGCGACGTTTGTTTTTGTTATCGGAGATCGGTTTTTTGGCACCCTGACGGCGGTGGTGCATGAGCCTTATGCCAAGCGGTATGATTTTACTAGTGCTTTAGCTGTGCAATTGCTCAAGTCGATGGCTGCTGAGTTGCAGCCGTTGTTGTCTGCCGACGATGGTTCTAGTGCTACTGCCGTAGCGCGGTGA
- a CDS encoding ABC transporter ATP-binding protein has protein sequence MVANPSVLFPDHAVTDAAHSSRLLAVDRVSLEYRTRERVVRATHDVSFDVYGGDRFVLLGPSGCGKSTLLKAVGGFIKPVSGTITLDGETVREPGADRIVVFQEFDQLPPWKTVLENIAFPLRAAKKLSRAEAKERAQHYLDKVGLAQFADAYPHTLSGGMKQRVAIARALAMQPRVLLMDEPFAALDALTRRKMQEELLRLWEEVRFTLLFVTHSIEEALIVGNRILLLSPHPGRVRAELNSHQYTQDSFGRSDFQHRVAQIHRLLFEEMESSR, from the coding sequence ATGGTCGCGAATCCTTCCGTGCTGTTCCCCGACCATGCCGTGACGGATGCAGCCCACTCGAGCCGGCTGCTCGCCGTCGATCGCGTGAGCCTCGAATACCGCACGCGTGAACGCGTCGTGCGCGCGACGCATGACGTCAGCTTCGATGTGTACGGCGGCGACCGTTTCGTGCTGCTCGGACCCTCGGGCTGCGGCAAGTCGACGTTGCTGAAGGCCGTTGGCGGATTCATCAAGCCCGTCTCGGGCACGATCACGCTCGACGGCGAAACGGTGCGCGAGCCGGGCGCGGATCGCATCGTTGTGTTCCAGGAGTTCGATCAGTTGCCGCCATGGAAGACGGTGCTGGAGAACATCGCGTTTCCGTTGCGCGCTGCGAAGAAGCTGAGCCGAGCCGAAGCGAAAGAACGCGCGCAGCATTATCTCGACAAGGTCGGACTCGCGCAATTCGCCGATGCGTATCCGCACACGCTGTCGGGCGGCATGAAGCAGCGCGTTGCGATTGCGCGTGCGCTAGCGATGCAGCCGCGCGTGCTGCTGATGGACGAACCGTTCGCCGCGCTCGATGCACTCACGCGCCGCAAGATGCAGGAAGAGTTGCTGCGCTTGTGGGAAGAAGTGAGGTTCACGCTGCTGTTCGTCACGCATTCGATTGAAGAAGCGTTGATCGTCGGCAATCGCATTCTGCTGCTGTCGCCGCATCCGGGACGCGTGCGCGCCGAACTCAACAGTCACCAATACACACAGGACAGCTTTGGCCGCAGCGATTTTCAGCATCGCGTCGCGCAGATTCATCGCCTGCTGTTCGAAGAAATGGAGTCCAGCCGATGA
- a CDS encoding cupin domain-containing protein — MQAHTRGAVHADIFRLGPRDWVPNNAHLPVILYRDVLDPHSTGDSDKLAEAFEAMFSRNGWPPKWRNGIFDYHHFHSSAHEVLGIAAGAADVIVGGPGGRVVHLEAGDVILLPAGTGHCLESSSGPLEVVGAYPPGQQWDIRREALTETERAAMEALPFPNSDPVRGAQGPLLENWSKAA, encoded by the coding sequence ATGCAAGCACATACGAGGGGCGCCGTGCACGCCGATATTTTCCGGCTCGGCCCACGCGACTGGGTGCCGAACAACGCGCATCTCCCCGTCATCCTGTATCGCGACGTGCTGGATCCGCATAGCACGGGCGACAGCGACAAACTTGCCGAAGCATTCGAGGCGATGTTCAGCCGCAATGGCTGGCCGCCGAAGTGGCGCAATGGAATCTTCGACTATCACCACTTTCACTCGTCGGCCCATGAGGTGCTGGGCATCGCCGCGGGCGCGGCGGATGTGATCGTGGGCGGCCCGGGCGGGCGCGTCGTGCATCTGGAAGCGGGCGACGTGATCCTGTTGCCTGCGGGCACGGGCCACTGCCTCGAATCGTCGAGCGGGCCGCTCGAAGTGGTCGGCGCCTATCCGCCGGGACAGCAGTGGGATATCCGGCGTGAAGCGCTCACGGAAACGGAACGCGCCGCGATGGAGGCGCTGCCGTTTCCCAACAGCGACCCGGTGCGCGGTGCGCAGGGGCCGTTGCTGGAGAACTGGTCGAAAGCGGCGTAG
- a CDS encoding ABC transporter permease, whose product MSTPSTLLPPVRAEYERPLEPVGDLAVEAPLPLARRLANQSWLSKTIIAIVLIAAWEIAARAIDNDLLLPTFGATFTAFVQGIASGELLQKTAVSMSVLLRGYLLGVALAFLLTSLAVSTRIGRDLLSMLTAMFNPLPSIALLPLALLWFGLGTGSLLFVLVHAVLWPLALNTYAGFRAVPATLRMAGRNYGLTGLRHVVLILVPAALPSILAGLRVGWAFAWRTLIAAELVFGASSGNGGLGWYIFQNRNELYTDRVFAGLAAVIAIGLLVEHLVFDTLERVTVRRWGLQH is encoded by the coding sequence ATGAGCACGCCTTCCACACTGCTGCCGCCCGTGCGCGCCGAATACGAACGGCCGCTCGAACCTGTGGGCGATCTCGCCGTCGAAGCGCCGTTGCCACTCGCGCGACGTCTCGCGAACCAGTCGTGGCTCAGCAAGACGATCATCGCTATCGTGCTGATCGCCGCGTGGGAAATCGCCGCGCGCGCGATCGACAACGATCTGCTGCTGCCGACATTCGGCGCGACGTTCACGGCTTTCGTGCAGGGCATCGCATCGGGCGAACTGCTGCAAAAGACGGCCGTGTCGATGTCCGTGCTGTTGCGTGGTTATCTGCTAGGCGTCGCGCTCGCATTTCTGTTGACGTCGCTGGCAGTGTCGACGCGAATCGGTCGCGATCTGCTGTCGATGCTGACGGCGATGTTCAATCCCTTGCCGTCGATTGCATTGCTGCCGCTCGCGTTGCTGTGGTTCGGTCTTGGCACGGGCAGTCTGCTGTTCGTGCTCGTGCATGCCGTGCTATGGCCGCTCGCGCTCAACACGTATGCGGGTTTTCGCGCCGTGCCCGCGACCTTGCGGATGGCGGGGCGCAACTATGGACTCACCGGTTTGCGTCATGTCGTGCTGATTCTCGTGCCCGCCGCGCTGCCGTCGATTCTCGCGGGACTGCGCGTCGGTTGGGCCTTCGCGTGGCGCACGCTGATCGCCGCCGAACTCGTGTTCGGCGCGAGCAGCGGCAATGGCGGACTCGGCTGGTACATCTTCCAGAATCGCAACGAGCTTTACACGGACCGCGTATTCGCGGGACTGGCGGCCGTCATTGCGATCGGCCTGCTCGTCGAGCATCTGGTGTTCGACACGCTGGAGCGCGTGACGGTGCGCCGCTGGGGTTTGCAGCACTGA